A window from Cryptomeria japonica chromosome 1, Sugi_1.0, whole genome shotgun sequence encodes these proteins:
- the LOC131026772 gene encoding large ribosomal subunit protein eL24: protein MVLKTEICRFSGSKIYPGKGIRFVRSDSQVFLFLNSKCKRYFHNRLKPSKLTWTAMYRKQHKKDINAEQVKKTRRKTSKPYSRSIVGASLEVIQKKRSEKTEVRAAAREAALREIKERIKKNKDEKKAKKAETVSKSQKTQTKLPKAAMPKGPKLGGGGGKR from the exons ATGGTGCTCAA GACAGAAATTTGCCGCTTCAGCGGTTCTAAGATTTACCCTGGCAAGGGTATCAGGTTTGTCCGTTCAGATTCACAG GTTTTCCTGTTTCTGAATTCCAAGTGTAAGAGGTACTTCCATAACCGTCTGAAGCCATCCAAATTGACATGGACTGCAATGTATCGAAAGCAGCATAAGAAG GATATTAATGCTGAGCAAGTCAAAAAGACAAGACGCAAGACGAGCAAGCCTTATTCAAGGTCCATTGTTGGTGCTTCGTTGGAAGTTATCCAAAAGAAAAGATCTGAGAAAACAGAAGTTAGAGCTGCTGCCCGCGAGGCTGCCTTGAG AGAAATTAAAGAAAGAATAAAGAAGAATAAAGATGAGAAGAAAGCAAAGAAAGCAGAGACTGTCTCAAAGTCTCAGAAGACACAAACCAAGCTGCCTAAGGCTGCAATGCCTAAAGGTCCTAAGCTTGGTGGTGGAGGTGGAAAGCGATGA